In Lolium rigidum isolate FL_2022 chromosome 3, APGP_CSIRO_Lrig_0.1, whole genome shotgun sequence, the genomic window CAGATAGTTGAATGCATACCATCACAACGATATTTGCTAATGTGAATATTCTCCCGAGATGCTGAAGGGTTATTACGGTGAATATTCCCACTGCCTAGGCTGAGGGTGAATATTCCAGCGGTATCATGAAGGTTTGTTGCCAGAATATTCAATGCTGGATGGGTGGATGTTCCCTACATGTGCTGGATGGCTATGTATACACAGAAAAAGGCTGCATTTGGCACTATgatgatttacgataacatgtcaATTGAGCCACTTTTATGCAACTTGTTGGGTTTTCTTTTGGTATGATCGAAGCATCCCTTGTTAGCAGAAAAGGTACATATAGCTTAATGGTTTCACTAAACATGACACCAACTTTTTTTCTAGTCAACCTGTATAATACTCCTTCGTTTCTAAAAGTAGGTCGTATTTTGTTTCCTGAAGACAAGCCTCTGACCAACAATTGCATAGTGAATATCAGTCTATATCCCCAAAAAGAAAAAATATCAGGTTATATGACATGAAATTTCTGTCACTAGATTCGTTTTCAAAAGTACTTAGTTTTTTATAGTGATTTTGTATCACAGAAATCACATAATAAAATACTAGCAACTAATGGTCAAAGGCTTTCTTAACGAAATATGCCTCAATCATGGGAACCAAGGGAATAATTTGAGCATCACTTGGTTTAAGTTTGTGAAAGTGAGTGCATGTAGCCCCACGTGTGGTTTTGATAACTAATGATAAATTTTTGATGGATAGTCTCACTGAGTTGTGTATGAAATAGTAATGTTTTGTAAGTAACACACGAAGAACATTGGATAGATTCGAAAATGAATAACATCAAGATAAAGTGCATTGAAGTTTAGTAATGGATGACTATTCCCATGGACTAGCAATTTCATCTAGTTGTATTTTTTCCAAGCGGTTCACATGGGGATCGATTTTCATTACAGGCGAGATAACGAAAATACGGTGCAAGCATCCAGgtgcaaaagtaaaaaaaaaaaccaaaatgaGAGAAGGAGGGGAACGCCTCTCTACCGCTAGCGTTTTTCAGAGAGAGCTGTATATTTGTAACACATGAGAAGGAACTTCAGGCCTCAAGCAAAGTTTCTACTTTGATTGGCACCAAGGTCCATCAACAAACTTTACAATCCTCCGAAAGCAGCTTCTCCCTTCAAAAGCATCTCTCCCTTCAAAAGCATCTCACCAGGCGAGTGAATTGGGGCTAGCATCATCCAGTTTGTATCAACTTCATCGCCTTCCTCTCTTGCTTCCACACGATCAGAAGCATCTTTTAACTAGAGGGTAGCATTAGGAATCCTCGAACCGCTTGCATTCATGGCCAAATTCAGCAAGACATCTTCATTGAACATAAAGCATCCGCATCCACCAAAgaatgaagaccttcccaatgttTCATAAACACCACTAAATAACACATTAGATCGACATGTGCTTTTATAAGTTTCATTTCAAAGCAAGCTCTATTTTGCATTTTCCAGACGACCCAGCAGATCGTAAGAACACCCGCAATCTAAACATTCAAGGAATAAATTGAGGGATCCACCAAAAGAATTGTGGAAAACATCTTGGACGAGTCCTTGCACCAATTGTTTTGCCAACGACGCTCCAAACAAACTTAGCTCCAAAACAGTTAAAAACTGATGTAGAATATTCTCTTTCTCATTGCAGAGTTGGCTCCATGAATTACGTGTTTACTTGCGCTTTATCATGTTGTCTTTTGTAGAAATGGTGTTGTGCCAAATCAACCACAACCAAAATTTTATCTTCAAAGGTATTTTTCTCTTCCTGAGGTTTTTAAAAGATCTATCGACCCCATTACTGCAAAGGTGATTGTACATACTTTTCACACTAAATTGTTCATTTTTTGTCCATTTCCATAAAGGTCTGTCATAGTTGCTGAAAGATTGATCTGCACTAGCCACTAGCAAGCCAAACAGTCCAGCCATTGCTTCCTGTAGCAACCTTCTCCTAAAAGAGAATACCTATTCTATAGGTGACACAATAAGTATGATGGGCTGACTCGGGATAAATTACATCGTCAAGATCAGTAAGTGTACGGCATGATTATAAATgttatgagaaaaatataaactAAATGATCTTTGAAGCATGAAAATTGTGTTCAATAAGTGAAGCAAAtttgatcaagatgaagttcATGTGAAGAACAATCTATGACCAAGGATGGAGTTCATTGAAAGAACTCAAAGTCGGTCATGTTTGGGCTCACTAGTTGAGCCACTGTTGATCAAGTCTTTGCTTAAGATATCAAGGTACAACATGAAGAATATAAAGGTTGATCAAGATGAAGTTCGATGGTTGCATTTTGTAAGATCAACACTCAAGCGTAACACATGAGATGTGTTTGTTAACCACACTTTCTGAACTAACCCATGATATGTGTTTGGTTATTCCACGTGGGTTAGGTCTCACTCATGGGTTTGCATCAAAAAGTAAGATTTTGGAcaacccatgagaggatgacaccaAGTGGAGATAGCCATCAAGATTGAGTAGATCAAGTTCACGATAAGCGCCCCGGAGGTTATATGCTTGAAAATGTGCCTAGGTGAAGCTTTCACATAGTGAAATATGTGTGGGCAAATTGAGAGTTTTCAGTAAGGAATCGTTAGCAAGAGAAGGATTCCAATATTTTGCGGTCATCATGAACATAGTTCTCGAGCTCAATGCTTAAGGCAGTGTGCATTTGCCAAGTTTTTTCTAATTTTACCGGTCTCGTGGAGCTTGTTATAGGTTGAATAGACGTACTACAGGGGTTGGCACATGAGTAGCTTGATCATTTCATATGTGAAGCAGTCAAAGAATTGCAATTTTTGCAGtctacttttttttttatcttggttGGCTGATAGCTATGTGTGAGGTAAAGTTTTTTGTTAGCTTCAGAAGGTTCCCAATATAGTCACCAATGGAGCGAAAAGTGCTTTTGGCTTCCGAGCTCTAGTGCTCTcgctatttttttaaaataatttataataTTTATAAtttataacaaaattaaaaataattttgaagattgtcagtgatacatcttacaatcatgcaaaatctcaaccccacattattttcattttgtgctagacaaaaataacaagatcTGATatgtttttggagatttgaaataacTATTCAGATCTACacttttttcatttttgtatagcttaaaatataaagtatttgaaattgatattttacacgtttgtgagATATATTATTGCCTATATGCAGatcttttttcagaatttttaaaaCTCAAAAGTAtgttttttgatttatttgaaaaacgagatcactggtgctCATGCGCACCAAATTTCTGTCCCCAATGGAGTTCGTATGAGAAAGACAAGCAATTTTTTTTGCGCCGGCTGTGACTCCGACTTTTTTTCCGAGGTGCATTTAGTTTTTTTCAGATTTAGATAATTTGCTAGACTTTATTGACCAATTAAAATGTTTACAGTTGTATATATGAAGTTATGAACCCTCCAGCTTTGCTCTTCGTGATCCCATGCCGGCTCGCGTGATCTTGAGTTTTAGACCACACTACAACTCCTGAGCTGAATTGTCACGAGGTTCGCATGCACCTTAGTGCAACCCGAGCAAGAATTGTCGCGAGTTTCCAATCCACACAATGACACAACTAGTAAAACTTAAGCAAAGAATTGTCGTCTTCCAACTTTCCGGCGTGTGATTTACCACTACTTCGGACCAGTTTTTCTGTTGACACCGGTGCTGCCGCCGTGGGATCTTCAGATCACCGGAAAAGTCCCCGATAGGGCTCGACGAAATCGGGAGATACGGCGGCGATGGCGCACCACAGAATAAGCAGTCGCGTGCGCGCGTGCGTGATTCACCTTGGGCCAGGCCACAGCCGCGCGTTCGCGGAAAAATTGATGATGACCCCCCCTGTTGGGGGGTACTTTTATCATAACCCCCCCTTTGCGCGTTCGCATAAGTAACGCGCCTCGCAAGTATTCCCCGCGCGCGCCTCCCTGTCCCAACTCCAGCCACAAGTCCCGCCCGGGCCTCGCGGTCACGGACGCGCCACCGCGCTCCGCCGCCGGGTCGcacaccgccgccgcgccgccgtcgacccAGTCCAACCCCTGCCCCTGTTAAAACACCCGGCCGGCCACTCTTTTTTCTCGTTAACGAGAAGGGGGAGCCCATTATATTGGCACGAACTGGGACGGGAAGGATAAAGAAACAAATCCGGCAAAAGAAGGCGATGGGCACCGTGCTGGATTCCCACTTCCTGGCGCTCACCGCCCTCGTCACCGTAAGTGAATctcccgcgccgcctccttcCCCTTCTCCGCCGCCTTTACTCGCTCGGTGTATTTACGACTGTCTccattttggtgttcttggtggtggtggtggttaggTTGGGTACCagctggtgttcttcatcatcactGCTCTCCTCCGCTTCGACAAGGTCACGGATTTCGCCGGTAACACTCCAGATTCCGCTACTTCCTCTTCTCTCAATTCTTCCTTCTTCTGGTTTCCTCATTTTCGCGTAGCGGGGGAAGAGTATTGTTTTGTTGGGTGAATCTAGTTAAAAGACTAGAATCGACGCGCTCGATTTTCCGGCCCAATCGTGAGCTGGTTTGGCTGAGGTTACAAAGTTGCATAGAATTTATTATTCTGTCGCCATTTGTCTCCCTATCAATAAAATCCAACGAACTACTGTATAGCAATATCTACTGTAGCCACTCTACATTTGTTTTGAGGAACCTTAATCCATCTACTGTACTGTACGTGTCTCAGTATTGCCATCTTGTTGTGCACGTCAACTTTGATGCTACCTGTTCATCATAGTTAGGAGGCAAACCATTGTCTTCAGAAATAGGCGATTTTAGAACTCCTTCAGTGTGCGTTCTTACTCGATGGAATAGCTTCGTAGCATCCCATTCCTCTTCAGcgatttctcttcttttttcagGCAGTACAAACTTTGTCATAATTGCCGTCCTCACAGCAGCTTTGAAGGGAACATGGCACTTCCGTCAGGTAAATCATAGTGCCAAGAACTAAACTCCTTCACTTTGTTGCTCAGTTGCTGTAAGCGTTTACGCTGTTGACAACACAGCTGCGTATAAACCTTCAGTTCTAAAAGAATTGGCTTAGTCATTGCCGGTGTCTAACTTGCTGGAGAATTGATGCTTTTTTTTCACCTTTATGCtgaatcatgtttccttttgcacTAATATACTTAAAACTTGTGTGCAATGGCAATGCTGTCCTGTAATAGTTTACCCGAAGGGTGCACTCTCTCTGATTActtttctcagatgaaaatgttACTGCAGCACAACTGTCACGTTGTTTGTCTGAACCTTGGTTATAGATCCTTAGATTTGTCATGACTGTGTTGTGTGCTTAGTTTATGATCATGTACCATCCATGGTATGCGGCTGAATTAGCTTCGGCATGGATGCTGTTGTGGCAGATACTGTATTTGCAACAATGTGACACAATTGCATCTCTGCGGTTCTAATGTTGAATAGTATTGCTCATAAAGACGAAAGAATTGTCTCACCACTCACATTGAAAATTAAATCCAACAGATGTTACCATGGTTCTGAAAGACTAGATGGTCTGTTATGTCAAACTAAGATGGAAATTGTGTTCATCAAGTGTTGAACTGTTGACATGGTTATCCAAACCCGTTTTGTAGTTCCAGGACTGGCATATATCTGTTCCAatcaattttttgttttttttgttttttttttcgaagtTAAAAAAAGTAAAACAGAATTAATACTAAATTGAGACAGTAACTCTTAAAGATAACCTCATTTCATCTGAAAGGCTATCTAACAGAGAATAGTGGTGTTCCTCTGTGATACCAACTATATAAGAGATTCACAcatgaggtggcgttttggctcataggagcaaatgctcccattatacaaaataattaaaaagtaaatgtcaaaaaaatctgacataaattttttggtgtacatcgtgacattctatgctagtgcacaagttttcgtggagaaacaacattttatgtggcgcatacaaaaaaggcaaaaaaaatgCCCTGTAcgcagtcgtgttatagcatcaaaaattgtcttttttacaggagccacataattttttagttttttttgaaaacttgtgtacgaacataaaatgtgtatatgtacatggaaaattttattttagaattttttgacacttcaaaatgtagattcacacaatgggagcaaatgctcctatgagccaaagtgaatatcccattCACACATGTATTATTCTGAAATAATAACATCATCATTAAAAGAACACACCGTAGTTGTTTTTCTGTAATGAACTTCGTCTATTCTGAACATAGATCCCTTTCTCAGGTTGTGTTGACAGTGCTTGTCATTGTTTGGGGACTTCGCTTAGCAGTGTTTTTACTAATGAGGTATGTCTAGTTTGATCTTAATATCTTCATTTTTACAAGAAAATCTTTGTTGCTTCATGACTTCATGTGACCTTGTGTAGTTGATCTCACCCTGTTTATTTGTTGCAGAACTTAGAATAGATGGATGATATAATGTGCCCATTGTTCAGTAGTATTAGTAGCCCACAAAATTAATAATTAGGATTATTTTTGCTCGCCATTGCAGAATACTGTTGGCTTACCAGCTGCATTTGCATCAATAGGCATGTCTGATATTTACTCACCCAAGTGCAGATGCAGGCACATACATAATATTGAACCTCAAATGTATAGAGTTCTGATAAGTAGTGCTATGTTTCTACTTTATAGATATGTGAATGGCCATTATTTCTCCACAAAGTCAGTTTTATTTGCCTGCTGTTGAAGATTGTTTTTTCGTATTTCTCCATACAAGATGTTATTTTGACTTACGACTCGGCATTTACTATTTTAGCTGCTAGTACAATAACACAACTAATCCTTAGCTTGAGAAAAAACATGTTCTTGTAAAAGTTGCTAATTCTTGTTTTGCCTTGTGGTATCTAGGATTTTGAATTGGGGAGAGGATAAACGGTTCGATGAGATGCGCAGCAACTTGGGAAAATTAGCAGTATTTTGGATTTTCCAGGTATGTTTCACAACTTATATTTAGCATATAGAGCAGGTTAAGCGTTCGTGTCATTCCCAAAGAGAACCTCACCAGGCCTTTTATCCTAATTTGGGCAGGCTGTCTGGGTTTGGACTGTCAGCCTGCCTGTTACAATTGTGAATGCCAGTGACAGAAACCCTTCGATTGAAGCTCGGGATATCATTGGTTGGATTATGTGGGTCGTCGGGTTATCTGTGGAAGCTATTGCGGATCAACAGAAGCTTACGTTCAAGAATTCTCCAAGCAATAAGGGAAAGTGGTGTAACGTGGGTCTTTGGAGTTATACTCGCCACCCAAATTACTTTGGCGAGGTAAGTCAATTTAATTTGATTATTGTTTGCATACAGATCATAAACTGTTGATTTATGTTTGACCGTGCTTTAATTTAAGGATCTAACCATCATCTTTCATGCACAATAAATCTGTTGCTTACCTTCTGAACCCTGGGTTCTCCTTTCTCTAGGATGCACTCACCATTACCTGCTACAATGTGAAATACATCATACTTATTCTGCTTTTAGTGATTTAGCCACACTTTGATAAGTTAAGACATTTCTAAGCAAGAAGTATCCCAAACAGACCTAATATGATAACAACTGGCATTTGAGGTTTCATTGTTGAGTAATGGCTGCTAATTGTCTGCTGAATTTGAGGTCCACATTCTCCCTGAACTTCATAAGTCAACCAGTACAGCTAAACTTGTATAATAAGGTTGGCGGCATAGTGGATATGAAAATAGTTATTGTAGGTAACCTCTTGTGTAGTCTCTATAATGACAGATTGACAAGTCAAATTTTGATACAGAAACAAGTCTATGCTATTTTGGATACAGTGAGAACGACCTTCTCATGCTATCATGGTTTAATCATGAGTAGCTCTTTCTTCGTAATAATCCCAACGGAGTCCGAATGTTAGCTCACTACATTGTGCATACACCCAGCTTATAGATTTTTTTTTAGGAAAAAGGCAATGACGTGCCCAGCTTTATAGAAAACAACCACAAAATACGATTTATCTGGGGGTAAAACCCAGTTCCACAGAGGAAAAACAAAGAAGGTAACTGCCAAGAAAGCCCTAGAAGCTAGCTTAGTCTATTACAGGCTCAAGGAAAACCACCATGCTCACACAGGAGCCAGGAACAGCTAAACTTGACAAACTGAAAGCAAAAAAACAACCAAGCTAGTTAACCAACACCACTTcttgcccgaaccaccaactgcaTCCTTCTTGCCAACTGCTTCAGGCGTTCAGTCGTCTCCACCCACCCAGCCTCATGCTTTGCCGGCAATGTGCACCTCCACTGTGATAACAATGATTCAGTTTGTTAAAGATCAACTCATTTCGAGACAACCAAGTCGCCCAGGCGGCAGCCCCAAACACTAGCCAACCCATATAATCTGAACCAGCCCCTGGCCTAGAAAGGACATCGGAAAAATCATCAAAAGAGAGAGGAGGCTTACTCCAGCCGAGTGCCTCTTTCAGGCACCACCAAGTGAAATGAGAAAAAGAACAGCCAAAAAGAAGATCCGAAACAGTTCCAAATTCCCCACTCATTTTGCAACCTCACCCGACCAGCCTTTAGCTTCGTGATCAGCTGTCACCTGGATGCGGCCTCTAATGCACATCCAGAAAATAAAATCACTTTTAACGGCATATTTGTTTTCCACAATCTAGCAACCGAGCATCCCTCGCACCTGGATTAAGCATGTCTAGGTAAAAAGATTTTGATGAATAGTTTTTATTCTTGGTGAGTTACCAGTATCTGGCATCATTTTCCTCAGTGAGCCGTACCTCACTCGTTAACTGCTGCATGTCATCCCATTCTGCAACTTCCCAGCTTATAGATTCTGACTTCTGAGCACTTTGATACTGCATGTTGGTTGTGCGTATCCAGGCATACATTTGATAATTTGTTCGATGCAGATGTTACTTTGGTGGGGCGTGTTTGTAGCATCAGCCCCGGTTCTCTCGGGAGCTGAATGGCTCGTAATCTTGGGACCCATCTTCCTGACATTGTTGCTTCTTTTCGTTAGTGGGATCCCACTTCTTGAGGTGAACCTCTACTCTTGTTCACCCGAAATACATTGCTAGTTTGCTGCATCTTTATCTTAATACTGATGCACCTCATCTTCTGTATTTCCATGTGAAGTCATCTGCTGATAAGCGCTTCGGTCGGTCAGAAGAGTACCGCACATACAAGAACACCACAAGGTAAGCAGCATTCTTATGCAGGGTCATTTTCAGATCTCTCCATAGCCACTTCTCTTCTCTGTAAGAGAGAGTTGCTGATTTATGTACCGGCCTTTGTTCCTCTGCAGCCCTCTTATCCCATTGCCACCTGTTGTGTATGGAGCTCTGCCTGACTGGTTCAAGGTAGCATTCCTCCTGGAGCTGCCCCTCTACAATCCTGGACCGGAACGCGACCCTGTCAGCTGAACACTGAATGTGCATTGTTCTGCTTTTATCTTGATTGATTATACATGTACACTGTTATTGTGGATCACTGGTTATTTCCCCCTTGATTTCAGGGGTTTAGAGTGAGTTTGTGCATATGTATTTTTCCATAGTATTCAAAAGATATCTTTACAATTAAGGTTTGATgtaacggttttgctatgtctcagttaactgagatttttttaagtctaagtcacttacaaaaatgtgctttgagttgcacttttctgttaaaaaagtgcaattgcacttttctaacagaaatgtgcaactgaaccgagttgcacttttttttaaactgtagttgcacttttctgagttgactgagacttaagaaaatctcaactgagacataggcacacccctTCAACTTTGGATTTCGGCCCAATCGGTATTTGGTTTGGACTCCTCTTTCCCGTATGCCTTGTCTGCCTCCGACTCGGAGTACAATGCTGCATCCGATTCGACTCGGAGTACATACGCGTCCGGGGCGAACACATTGCCCCAGCCCTTATATACGGCCGTGCGTAGGTGGTCGAGTATCACGTTCTAGCTCTCCTGTTTCGGCATACAATTTGTAGTCATTGCAGCATAAACTTTCGTCTGCGCTCTTGTTGATCGATCCATATCGATTGAGACGGGAGCGGAAGGTATGGCGATCGCCGGAGCCAACATGTGGGCTCTCCTCCTCGACAAAGATCCTGGCCACAGCACGGCGCCCACTGACCTCGCCGTCGATGTCGTAGAACAAAAGCTCAAGAAAGCCGCCGCCGTCACTGCTGTcaaggtggaggaggcgccgtcGGCTCCTACCGTCGTCAAGCCGGCGAAGCGTGTGAACAAGGCCAAGACGAATACGAAAAGCGTCGCCAAGCGCAGCAAGCAGGCCGAGGCGGCGTCGCCTGCCATCGTGGACGGCAGCGGCAAGGTGCAGATCAACGGCGCCGCTGGGGACAACGCGCAGGCCGCGGcggccgacgacggcgaggagctgACCGACATGTGGATACGCAGATATTTGTCACAAGAGACGAGTaaagaagtagaagaagaagcCATGTTTACCGTGGTCGCGGCCGGTGGCGGCAGCCGCCGGAAGGTCGCCACGCGGAAACGCAAGCCGACTGTTGATGAAGGCGTCACGGTCACCGGCGCCAACATGTGGGCTCTCCTCCTGGACAAAGACCCCGGCCACAGCGCGGCAGCCACTAACCTCGCCGTGGACGTCGTGGAACAAAAGCTCAAGAAAGCCGCCACCGTCACTGCTGTCAAGGTGGAGGAGGCTCCGTCGGCTCGTAACGTCGCCAAGCCGGCGAAGTGTCTCAACAGTGCCAAGATGAATACGAAAAGCGCCGCCGGGTGCAGCAAGCAGGACGAGGCGGCGTCGGCTGCCATCGTGGACGGCGCCGGGAAGGTGCAGATCAACGGCGCCGCTGAGAACAACAAGCAGGCCGCGGCggccgccgacgacgaggagctGACCAACATGTGGATGCGCAGATACTATTTGTCAGAAGAGGCGAgtaaagaaaaagaggaagaaacGTTTGCCGTGGTCGTGTCCCGTGGCGGCCGCCGCCGGACGGTGGCACCGCGGACAGGCAAGCCGACCGTCGCGGAAGACGTCATGGTCACCGGCACCAACATGTGGGCTCTCCTCAGCGACGAAGAGACCGCCGAGGTAGAAGAGGCGCCGCCGGCTGATAACATCGACGCTACGAACGCTGGCGTACGTTCAGGTCCAGGTAATGGCGCCAAGCCCGCAAAACGTCGCAAGAAGACTAAGacggcgaagaagaagaaaacagagACCCCCGCTGCACCGCCGACTGAACTGGACGAGGAGATgagtgaagaggaagaagaaatggGCGGCGAGACTGACACAGGCGGCAGCCGCTGCCGGACGGTGGTCTCGCGTGTATGCAGGGCGTTCGTCGCGGTGGCGCTCTTGGGCCTGTATTGCCGGTTCGCGTCCGCGCCTCCAGTTTAACATAGTTCTCTTTTCTTAGTCTGAATTGTGTCTAGTTTCTATGAATTTTCCTTGTTTTTTGGTAGTCTTTTTTGGTCGCTGTGTAACCTGAGTATATAACATGTAAGGCTTTTGCATGGTTCGATTTTTTTTCCTTGTTGGGTACAGGCTCTTGTTTGATTGTGAAGGTCACCATGAATTCAAGTATCTTTTCATAAGTAAGTTCAGTTTTATAAAGATTGAAATCTGCATTAAGCAAATGGTTCTCCCAAGTCCCAACTGTGCGAACGCAGTTTCGGTATTAGTTCACATAATCACATGGGAGATCGAGGGACGCGATAGGATATGAACTCTGATGGTTTCCCCTCTGAGCGTCACAATTTGATGGAAattgtgtgttatgtaaataaAAATTAAGATGGAAACTGTGTTCGTGAAGTGCTGGCATGGTTATCCAAACCCATGTAGGAAATACAGGACCGGCATATGTCTGTTCCAATAAAATCTCTTCTGTTTTTCGTGAAGTAAAAACAAACAGAAATTAATACTAAACTGAGACATTAAATCTTGAAGATAACCTCATTTCATTTGAAAGGTTATCTAACAGAGAATAACGGCGTTCTTCTTTCATACCGACTATGAAGTGGTCCGTCCACGTATTATTTTAAACGATATCATCACAATTGTTTATCTTCAAAAGAACACAACATAATTGTTTTTTAAGGAACTTCATCTATTCTGAACACAGCTCCCTTTCTCAGGTTGTGTTGACCGTTTGTTATGGTTTGGGGACTTCGTTTAGCATCGTTTTTATTAATGAGGTATGTTGTTCTAAAACAATACATTCTTTTAAAAGTTCAAGCACATGCCCCGTGCTGTACTATGTATAGTTTGATCTtaa contains:
- the LOC124704050 gene encoding uncharacterized protein LOC124704050, whose product is MGTVLDSHFLALTALVTVGYQLVFFIITALLRFDKVTDFAGSTNFVIIAVLTAALKGTWHFRQVVLTVLVIVWGLRLAVFLLMRILNWGEDKRFDEMRSNLGKLAVFWIFQAVWVWTVSLPVTIVNASDRNPSIEARDIIGWIMWVVGLSVEAIADQQKLTFKNSPSNKGKWCNVGLWSYTRHPNYFGEMLLWWGVFVASAPVLSGAEWLVILGPIFLTLLLLFVSGIPLLESSADKRFGRSEEYRTYKNTTSPLIPLPPVVYGALPDWFKVAFLLELPLYNPGPERDPVS